A region of Anopheles merus strain MAF chromosome 2R, AmerM5.1, whole genome shotgun sequence DNA encodes the following proteins:
- the LOC121603642 gene encoding D-aminoacyl-tRNA deacylase isoform X2 codes for MKAIIQRVTCAKVTVGDELVSSIGRGLCVLVGISSDDNASDVEWMWGTEVT; via the exons ATGAAAGCCATAATACAGCGTGTAACGTGTGCGAAGGTGACGG TGGGCGATGAACTGGTGAGCTCGATCGGTCGTGGCTTGTGCGTGCTGGTCGGCATCTCTTCCGACGACAACGCCAGCGACGTGGAGTGGATGTGG GGCACGGAAGTTACTTAA